The following proteins are co-located in the Equus caballus isolate H_3958 breed thoroughbred chromosome 15, TB-T2T, whole genome shotgun sequence genome:
- the LOC138917732 gene encoding olfactory receptor 2L5 produces the protein MENSNQTLTDFILLGLFPPSNVGLFFFILIVLIFLMALFGNLSMILLIFLDTHLHTPMYFLLSQLSIIDLNYISTIVPKMVSNFLFGNKSISFIGCGVQSFFFLTLGGAEALLLTSMAYDRYVAICFPLHYPIHMSKRVCVLMITGSWIMGSINSCAHTAYALQISYCQSRAINHFFCDVPAMLTLACMDTWVYEYTVFVSTALFLVLPFIGIACSYGQVLLAVYRMHSAEGKKKAYSTCTTHLTVVTFYYAPFAYTYLRPRSLRSPTEDKVLAVFYTILTPMLNPIIYSLRNKEVMGALRRMIQRIFAVKM, from the coding sequence ATGGAAAATTCTAATCAAACattaactgattttattttattggggttgtttccaccatCAAACGTTGGCCTGTTcttcttcattctcattgttctcattttcctaatggctctgTTTGGCAACCTGTCCATGAtccttctcatcttcctggacactcatctccacacacccatgtatttttTACTTAGTCAGCTCTCCATCATTGACTTGAATTACATCTCCACCATTGTCCCAAAAAtggtttctaattttctctttggaaacaAATCTATCTCCTTCATTGGATGTGGGGTTCAgagcttctttttcttgactttaggAGGTGCAGAAGCACTGCTCTTGACATCTATGGCTTATGATCGTTATGTGgctatttgctttcctctccactatCCCATTCATATGAGCAAAAGAGTGTGTGTGCTGATGATAACAGGATCTTGGATAATGGGCTCTATCAACTCCTGTGCCCACACTGCATATGCCCTCCAAATCTCCTACTGTCAATCCAGGGccatcaaccatttcttctgcGATGTCCCAGCCATGTTGACTCTGGCCTGCATGGATACCTGGGTCTATGAGTACACAGTGTTTGTGAGTACCGCCCTCTTCCTTGTGTTGCCTTTCATTGGCATTGCATGCTCCTATGGCCAGGTTCTCCTTGCTGTCTACCGCATGCACTCAgcagaagggaagaagaaggCCTATTCCACCTGCACCACCCACCTCACTGTGGTGACTTTCTATTATGCTCCATTTGCTTACACTTATCTACGTCCAAGATCCCTCAGATCTCCAACAGAGGACAAGGTTCTGGCTGTCTTCTACACCATCCTGACCCCAATgctcaaccccatcatctacagcctgagaaacaagGAGGTGATGGGGGCTCTAAGAAGAATGATTCAGAGAATCTTTGCTGTGAAAATGTAG